Proteins from a genomic interval of Chanodichthys erythropterus isolate Z2021 chromosome 8, ASM2448905v1, whole genome shotgun sequence:
- the LOC137024886 gene encoding gastrula zinc finger protein XlCGF57.1-like isoform X2, protein MMAFIKVESEDIKIEFIKEESEDVKIEKEFRVKQEETDEQTDLMALKEETEVLNEMEEKDQHKRHHGLITGENTSSQKIVQKTGTRSHFICQQCGKSFNRKGNLKDHMRIHTGEKCFTCHQCEISFTLKKNLNRHMKIHTGEKPYTCPQCGKGFDQRVNLKVHMKDHTGEKPYMCTQCGKSFFQKGHFKEHLRIHTGESHFICQQCGKSFTQKGSLNRHMRIHIGEKPFTCLQCGKRFTQHGNLEVHMVVHTGEKLYTCQKCEKSFNRKGNLNAHMRIHTTESLFTCQQCGKGFTLKGSLKKHMSIHTREELYTCPQIHSGEKPFMCLQCGKSCNEKGHFEDHMKIHTVEKSFTCKQCGISFNHKGNLDRHMRIHSGEKPFKCGHCEETFRYKVTLKYHIRVHL, encoded by the exons ATGATGGCGTTTATTAAAGTGGAGAGTGAAGACATAAAgattgagtttattaaagaggagagcgAAGATGTGAAGATTGAAAAAGAATTCAGAGTGAAACAAGAAGAAACTGatgaacaaacag ACCTGATGGCACttaaagaggagactgaagTACTAAATGAAATGGAAGAGAAAGATCAACATAAACGTCATCATGGTCTCATAACTGGGGAAAATACTTCCTCACAAAAAATAGTTCAGAAGACAGGAACTAGAAGTCACTTCAtttgccaacagtgtggaaagagtttcaacagaaaaggaaaccttaaagaccacatgagaattcacactggagagaaatgTTTCACCTGCCATCAGTGTGAAATAAGTTTCACtctgaaaaaaaaccttaacaggcacatgaaaattcacactggagagaaaccttacacatgccctcagtgtggaaagggtTTTGATCAGCGTGtaaaccttaaagtccacatgaaagatcacactggagagaaaccctacatgtgcactcagtgtggaaagagtttctttCAAAAAGGACACTTTAAAGAACAcctgagaattcacactggagagagccaTTTcatctgccaacagtgtggaaagagtttcactcagAAAGGAAGCCTTAACAGGCATATGAGAATTCACattggagagaagcctttcacatgccttcagtgtggaaagagattCACTCAACATGGAAACCTTGAAGTCCACATGgtagttcacactggagagaagcttTACACTTGCCAAAAGTGTGAAAAAAGTTTCAACCGAAAAGGAAACCTTAATgctcacatgagaattcacactacAGAGAGCcttttcacctgccaacagtgtggaaaaggTTTCACTCTGAAAGGAAGCCTTAAAAAGCACATGAGCATTCACACTAGAGAAGAGCTTTATacatgccctca AATTCACTCTGGAGAGAAACCCTTTATGTgccttcagtgtggaaagagttgcAATGAAAAAGGACACTTTGAAGAccacatgaaaattcacactgTAGAGAAGTCTTTCACCTGCAAACAATGTGGAATAAGTTTCAATCATAAAGGAAACCTTGACaggcacatgagaattcactcTGGAGAGAAACCGTTTAAATGTGGTCACTGTGAAGAGACTTTCAGATATAAAGTAACCCTCAAGTACCACATCAGGGTTCATTTATGA
- the LOC137024886 gene encoding gastrula zinc finger protein XlCGF57.1-like isoform X1, producing MMAFIKVESEDIKIEFIKEESEDVKIEKEFRVKQEETDEQTDLMALKEETEVLNEMEEKDQHKRHHGLITGENTSSQKIVQKTGTRSHFICQQCGKSFNRKGNLKDHMRIHTGEKCFTCHQCEISFTLKKNLNRHMKIHTGEKPYTCPQCGKGFDQRVNLKVHMKDHTGEKPYMCTQCGKSFFQKGHFKEHLRIHTGESHFICQQCGKSFTQKGSLNRHMRIHIGEKPFTCLQCGKRFTQHGNLEVHMVVHTGEKLYTCQKCEKSFNRKGNLNAHMRIHTTESLFTCQQCGKGFTLKGSLKKHMSIHTREELYTCPQCGKSFNEKGHFKVHLRIHSGEKPFMCLQCGKSCNEKGHFEDHMKIHTVEKSFTCKQCGISFNHKGNLDRHMRIHSGEKPFKCGHCEETFRYKVTLKYHIRVHL from the exons ATGATGGCGTTTATTAAAGTGGAGAGTGAAGACATAAAgattgagtttattaaagaggagagcgAAGATGTGAAGATTGAAAAAGAATTCAGAGTGAAACAAGAAGAAACTGatgaacaaacag ACCTGATGGCACttaaagaggagactgaagTACTAAATGAAATGGAAGAGAAAGATCAACATAAACGTCATCATGGTCTCATAACTGGGGAAAATACTTCCTCACAAAAAATAGTTCAGAAGACAGGAACTAGAAGTCACTTCAtttgccaacagtgtggaaagagtttcaacagaaaaggaaaccttaaagaccacatgagaattcacactggagagaaatgTTTCACCTGCCATCAGTGTGAAATAAGTTTCACtctgaaaaaaaaccttaacaggcacatgaaaattcacactggagagaaaccttacacatgccctcagtgtggaaagggtTTTGATCAGCGTGtaaaccttaaagtccacatgaaagatcacactggagagaaaccctacatgtgcactcagtgtggaaagagtttctttCAAAAAGGACACTTTAAAGAACAcctgagaattcacactggagagagccaTTTcatctgccaacagtgtggaaagagtttcactcagAAAGGAAGCCTTAACAGGCATATGAGAATTCACattggagagaagcctttcacatgccttcagtgtggaaagagattCACTCAACATGGAAACCTTGAAGTCCACATGgtagttcacactggagagaagcttTACACTTGCCAAAAGTGTGAAAAAAGTTTCAACCGAAAAGGAAACCTTAATgctcacatgagaattcacactacAGAGAGCcttttcacctgccaacagtgtggaaaaggTTTCACTCTGAAAGGAAGCCTTAAAAAGCACATGAGCATTCACACTAGAGAAGAGCTTTATacatgccctcagtgtggaaagagtttcaatgaAAAAGGACACTTTAAAGTCCACTTGAGAATTCACTCTGGAGAGAAACCCTTTATGTgccttcagtgtggaaagagttgcAATGAAAAAGGACACTTTGAAGAccacatgaaaattcacactgTAGAGAAGTCTTTCACCTGCAAACAATGTGGAATAAGTTTCAATCATAAAGGAAACCTTGACaggcacatgagaattcactcTGGAGAGAAACCGTTTAAATGTGGTCACTGTGAAGAGACTTTCAGATATAAAGTAACCCTCAAGTACCACATCAGGGTTCATTTATGA